The genome window acaacaatagttaccattcgagtatcggtatggcaccgtttaaagcgttgtatggtcggaggtataggactccgttgtgttggcatgaatcgggtgagagtgtagtacttggacctgagattgttcgagaaactacccagaaggttaagttgatccgtgagaagatgaagacttcgcaaagtaggcagaagagttaccatgacaagaggaggaaagatttagaattccaagctggtgatcacgtATTCTTGAGTGTTACGTCGGTTACCGGAgtggggagagccttgaagtcgaagaagctcactcctcgttttattggaccgtatcagatttcagagaagGTTGGTAATGTGGTGTATAGAGTGGctttaccgcctaatctttcgaatttgcatgatgtgtttcacgtgTCGCAACTTCGAAAGTATATTTCTGATCCTTTGCATgtaattcatatggatgatgtacaagtgtgggataatctcacggtggagactatgccgatAAGAATTGAGGATCGCGAAACGAAGGCGcttagaggaaaagagattgctttggtgaaggtggtttggtcgggaactaccggtgaaagtatgacgtgggaattggagagcaagatgcgcgagtcgtatcctgagttattcgattgaggtaattttcgaggacgaaaatattctatgTGGGGGAgtgttgtaacgaccgtttttctttaaatatttatttatgcgagttatgtgaattaattgtgaactatgtgttaattatatgcttaattgattttatgtggttttatttgggaattattagtaaataatataagatagtaagtgttgttgattattgggcctaagttggtattagtaagtgaggggtgttagttagagcccattagtaatttaagatagtaagggtttcactaaaacaagggttttagaggaaatagaaattagaagttcatttggggtttttggtgaaagaagagaagagaggggagaagaggagaatctcaaagttgaagatagagttggcttcaatccaaaacctaaggtaagggtgggattctttcatgctaaagggatgtatgatgatgttttaggtggggttttgattgtatgttattatccatgattgtgtagaaattaaatagagattgttagggttcatattagatttctatgaaattgtgaatttaagtatgattgatgatgtttgtatgaaAACCCATGAGTAGAAATAAGTTTAGGAACCCTACATGTGTGGTAAACAGCTTTCATTTGATGTATAAATGATGTGTGGGTTAATGGGTttgtatgaggggattagggaagaaaaatggtgatttcctgagttttacgcagcgtaggtcgacctacacagaggcatgagtcgacctgagcagCTTAGAACAGCAGAAAATCCACTTTTCTTCACCATGCGTCAACCTATAGATtctatgagtcgacctatagCATCCTTTGCGTCGACTCTTGGGTCGAGGagcgcatacccgagggggacAGTAACATttttgcgtcgacctatgcattcctttgcgtcgacctgctgatttctatttttggcagatttttgtaaaggccatatcttttgatccgtaactcctttttaagtgccgtttgaacctacgtgaagctataattgagatatttctaatgaatatgatttaagAATACTTATAAACCTTTTTTAAGCTTTCTTTAAATgaatttgtttgatgttatgatttgtgtggtgaagtggtgtgttgttgtatgatgatgcaacgtagcgacgtgattgggaagtggtgaattactataaaagtaatgatgtttagtcggtatttgtgatgtattgtgaatgtcgtgtttgtatggatgttgcatttattgagtcacatccattgcataaagagacggtggccttaatggtaaaaagcgacggtggccttaatggcaattagcgacggtgtgcccaatggaaaatcttgagacgtgggagttttctccaaatggtaccacatgcatttgcataaatcgagtcacatgtgaattgcatttgagtcttatttgattatggtATTATGACATGATGAAGATATGTTTGTGGTGACGTGGTGGCTTGATGATGAGTTGTTTGTTGTGATTGTGTTGGGATCTTACTTATGAATTgtatatattgtcatggttgaatTGATAACATTGTTTCCGTTtcttaagttgattatgtgatgtgaaatcgttgtattgagtattgtgatgagaagtggtgaccaatgtatgatcttttctcttactttgaatattatcatacgtttctttataatgaatgatatctcaccccttatgtttgaatgttaccctcttttggtaacgtgcaggtaacgacgtggagtagccgtgcaccttatagctcgagtcggtgtgtcaatgctctgatacatagcactcggggggatgtttgcgatacttgcttgtgtcttgttttatgCTGATtatcttttgttgaattttgatgtTATGTCTTGTGGAGACGTCTTGGACACATTGTGCCATGTAGACAAGAATATAGGATTTGGATACGTGTTGTTATTTGGATTCCGCTACAATACTATGAAATTGTATGGATTTATATGCTTGATGAATTATGACTTTCCTCCGaaataagtgttatgtatctatgtactttgagcatgaattgtgattttgtttaagtcgaatatgcGACGCCTCAAATGAGTTGCTTGTTTCGATGTATTGTACTCTGATATCTCTTAATAattgaggggtagatttggggtgttacaatagtggtatcagagctggtcggtctgtccggccaggtGTCGTGTCGTAGTATGGTCTAATAATCTTGTATTGTTGTTTTGTGCTGACTGTTTCTTTGTTATAATGAAGAGTTGAGATGGCGGGAAGGAATGATGCTGCAATTGCTGCTGCTTTGGAGGCGATGGCCCAAGCCTTGGAACATCAGCCAAACGTTGGCGAGAATGCCGCTTCTCGCAATTTGGCTActttccaaagagagaaccctcctgtgtttaagggaacttatgatcctgatggcgcattgacatggctaaaggagattgagagaatctttcgtgtgatggattgcactcctgatCAGAAGGTTCAGTTTGGAACTCATATGCTAGCTGTCgaggcggatgattggtggctagagacccgtaggaggTTGGAGGCCAATGGTGAGGAGATCTCTTGGATTGGATTCCGCATGGAGTTTTTAAGGAAGTACTTTCCCGAggatgtccgtggcaagaaggagattgaattccttgagctgaaacaagggaacaagtctgttgtggagtatgctgctaagtttggtgaattggctaagttttaccaatactatgatagaccgaatggtgagttttccaagtgcattaagtttgagaacgGTTTGCGCCCGGAAATCAAGAAGGCGGTTAGTTATCAGAAGATTCGTATCTTTCCTGATTTGGTGGATAGTTGTCGGATTTATGAGGAagacaacaatgctcattatcgtgtgatTAATGAGAAGAGGGGAAAGAGTCAAcaaggtcgtggtaagccttacGACGCTCCGAGTggaaagggtaaggagaaagttactgatggcaagagaactagtgggggagatgcacctgctggtgttacgtgcttcaagtgtggcaaggttggccATAAGAGCACTGTGTGTACTGCTGATGCCATGAGGTATTACCGTTGTGGGGAGGTTGGACATACGTCACCTGCTTGCAAGCATAAGAAcatggtgtgtttcaactgtggtgaagaaggacatattggaagcaagtgtcagaagccaaagaaggagcaatctagtggaaaggtgtttgccttgtcgggaactcagaccactagtgaggattcactcatcagaggtacttgtttcattaatagcattcctttagttaatattattgataccggtgcttctcattgctttatatctgctgattgtgttaaacgattgggtcttgtgttgtctgctatgaacggagagatggttgtcgatactccggctaagggttcGGTGACCACTTCTCTTATGTGTTTGAAGTGTCCCGTGTCGATTTTTGACAGAGACTTccttgttgattttgtgtgcttgccgttgagaggtttggatgtgatcttagggatgaactggttagagcataaccgtgttcacatcaattgctatgataagtctgtgaggttttcttctcctgaagaggaaggtGTTGAGTTCTTGTCTGCTAGTCAGTTGCGTTTGTTGGTGAAAGATGATGTTCAAGTGTTTGCTTTGGTTGCATCAATGTCTGTTGAGAACCAAGCGATCATAGAAGAATTGAAGGTGGTGTGCGATTTTCCtaaag of Vicia villosa cultivar HV-30 ecotype Madison, WI unplaced genomic scaffold, Vvil1.0 ctg.002258F_1_1, whole genome shotgun sequence contains these proteins:
- the LOC131638303 gene encoding uncharacterized protein LOC131638303, encoding MAGRNDAAIAAALEAMAQALEHQPNVGENAASRNLATFQRENPPVFKGTYDPDGALTWLKEIERIFRVMDCTPDQKVQFGTHMLAVEADDWWLETRRRLEANGEEISWIGFRMEFLRKYFPEDVRGKKEIEFLELKQGNKSVVEYAAKFGELAKFYQYYDRPNGEFSKCIKFENGLRPEIKKAVSYQKIRIFPDLVDSCRIYEEDNNAHYRVINEKRGKSQQGRGKPYDAPSGKGKEKVTDGKRTSGGDAPAGVTCFKCGKVGHKSTVCTADAMRSSVVKTGPDRPVGPVGPGTGQVLERGEKTDNLHHQTDRGKTDSAQSLVQNYDSKDLRSKLTAEMTSLKNCEGGFGRTTTVENRDEVLPDQWWDTYGTEAPNLQKLAIQILSQTCSASGCERNWNVFEHIHSKKRNRLEHQKLNDLVYVRYNLQLQNRYCTYYALYAIVLILDDMNIGTMVKNI